The nucleotide sequence cattcaaaaataccggtaaattctgtgacgtcattAACTTCTAAACAGCTgtgcttgtatttttaaacatggagggtacgtgttcagtatttctgttgatggtttcatttttgtttcaaactttagtattcatgcaactgcttttgttatggagacatcgtaatagaccactggtttaaataattatactcaccattaataaaacacccgatgctgtcgggagctgaccaatttattaaaacaggcttgaaaggattaatagcacaatgaagttgcgattgtaaattgcagtctgtaagacgcgcggcATTGCAGAAAAGGTGCGCTCACAAATGTAGACTATGCTCATccaaattcatatcaaatagtcTGTCAGCacagataaacagttctgcgttcaaattgagTTCAAAAGATGTCGCAAAGCACCGGAAAAAGTAATAACCATtaatgtgacagagggaaatagtaaaaatatatttgaattatttactaataaactagtgttttctgagtctgtgtgcaaaggatgaagttgcctgactcatcatctcctcattagacacGCCTTCTATACGGATTACAATTGTATTgagattttgtttgtttatattattttaagtagtaatttaaagctttctatagatatattaatcatgtctgtgaggcacgTATTCGTTgagttttggtttatttttgtaagctctcctgtttaagacgagacggcagaaagcatgtttgttttctttattttatatttctttattgtatattatgattgcgctggcacctatatgtcccaaaaaagcgtgctttatcttgcaatctccgcacaaaatattcgatatagCGCCCATGTAtctgggtttaacgttaaaacatcgtaacatgcttgaactgttttatatctttagattttattttagacaattcgtgatgatttgagaaggctaaactgattaAACATATGCTATGTAAACTCTCTCTGCTGTGCTGgcctctttaaaaacaaaacttataagcctgtttaacgatcaaaaactgctccaaacatacaaaactgaagtattttaataactgaaacagtagtataagctgttttgggagaattgggaaaaaagacgggctgaacatcctcaagtgagttgcggggcaaaccgaaagcACTCTTCTCTTCTCcactgctccgacttctcgtttgtaccctatgtgtttttacctatgtaaaaactaaaataagttgtaaaacttaaagttattattataatttttttattgtgtttggcatggtgggccgcatgtgatttcatgacgtaccgcgggttgagatccactggtttagagctacaggatttgtggagtagcaggacccccaaatagattgacaaaagtcATAACAAGAAAAacttcgtttgtgatggtcgtttatttatttattttttttagatattaagatgcaatgttttcagtttattgatgacctgactttgtcctcacagcagaattccggcaatttactggtaatgttacaacttctcataccggtaaattggcggaacgaatttaccggtatttttgaaaagatcctgttcacacatgatctctttacggcaatttaccggtaattttccgggaaagtctgtatgtgtgaaagggcttaatGTCCGGAAAATAAGGTACCCACCCCTATCCGGAATcctgaatccctgacaattttcaagcgacagttgaaaacacatctctttttaaACTATTTGATttcatcataaataaaaaaattaaaaaaatatatttttctttatttattccttctctttctatCTTGTAATTATTTGAACGATGCATAAAACttggaattacatttatatatagagagagagagagagagagagaatgtctgTAACAACAAATTCGGCATCATTTCCgttaaaaaattttaattaccAACAACTGAACCACAAACCACAGTTAATTATCTGAATTTATTGAGAGACCTGGTTTCTCGTGTTAAAAACGTGTGGAAACAAGGCACTGATTTAAAGAAGGATCTGGCAACCCGATGAGACTCGGGGGTGGATCAGAATGATATAATCTCTCTCTGGAGCCCCGAAAGGGCTGAACTTGCATTTCGAAAATGTGGCCCATTAATTTTAAGACTGTGGAAGAGGTGTCAGACTATGGCATGTAGTTAATCTCCAAACCCCAGTGTTTTCCACTCTCTAGTAAACATGTATGTGTGGATCTCTCTCCTCGCGGGCTTGGCTCTTCTCCCCGCGCTGCTGAAAACTTTCTTCCCATACTTTTTCCAGGACTGCGTGTATATGTACAGGGCTCTTGGATGCGGGATccgattaaatatatacaaaaggaAAACTCCATTCTACAGTATTGTGGACTGCTTTTTGGAGGCGGTGAAGAAACACCCGCGAAAAGCGTTTATTCATTTCGAGGGGAAGACTCACTCTTATGAGGAGGTGGATAAGGAGAGTAACAGAGTAGCGAACGCGCTGCGCTCGGAGGCTGGGCTCAGAGAAGGGGACACGGTCGCGCTGTTCCTGGGGAACGAGCCCCGCTTCGTGTGGACCTGGCTCGGCCTGGCGAAGCTCGGCTGTCCCGCAGCACTCCTCAACTTCAATATCAGATCCAAATCACTCCTCCACTGCTTCTCCTGCTGCGGCGCGAACGTGCTCATAGCAGCTGCTGGTGAGGTCTATGCACTGTCACTAGATACATGGATCAAGGGGCTACTACAGCATCGGAATGACATGCTGTGAGGCCTTTGCACTTTTTCCAACTATTTCCTAAATGCGTGCATGCTTTTGAGAAATACTTGGCTTTCTTAAACATATAAGACAGAAATTATgacacttaaaaatattaaaactattaaacataTAGTCACAATACAAAAAGGtcgtttatacacacacacacacacacatatatatatatatatatatatatatatatatatatataagtttgatATTTCGTAAGTTAACTGGCATCTTTTTGCTACAAGATATAGTTCCTGCGCGCAGTGATATTATGACCAGGTGTTTTGCGTAATTGTTGCTTTTCGCGCCACTGGAACGTTGAATTAACCAATCAGAAGGCAGAACCGAAACATTCTAGGGGTTTTTCCTGCCCCCTACGttgctttcttaaatatattaaacagaaaTTTTGACTTTTAAAAAGATTAGAACTATCAAATGAGGACAAACGTGGATGATGTCCTGTTGTTGCAAATATAGTCATAACTAAAGGGCATTAGGTAAAGTGTGCTAAATACTGACCATAGTCATTACATCTAGCAGGGTTTCagctatattattttattatataaaaagttactatataaaaaaatattaagggtAAAAATAGaacaatgtaataataaaaaagcatgtttttGGGTAAATTAACTGACATCCTTCCACTAAACTTTTAGGTAGGTTTTCCTCTTCACAAAAATCACTAAATTAATCAGTTGTAATATGGAAAACTGGTATCCTTTAGCCTATTCCTCTTATTTGCACGTGGGCACTGCTTCCAGTTCTTTTAGCAGAACAAAAACTGTCTGTTAAGTTGATTGACGTTGCAAGCTGGTGTTCATAatcttttaaatgtaataatgtttaataataccttcgtaatacatttaatataaccACAAAAAGATAGGGATATAACGATATCAAAATCTCACGATATGATGATATCTCAATATGAAGTCCACAGTACGATAGCCTATTAATTgcgattgtttaaaaaaaaaaaaaaaattaaaagtccaTTTGACAGATATACTGTGCCAAAGCATAATGGCTCGAAACAACTCTAAAGACCTTTTATGTAAGAATAAGACGTTTAAATGTTGAAAACTAAACTTTTTGAATGCAGAAGACCAATTGTTTCATATTGTCATGTGACCACGATAATATCGAGGTTATCACGATGTTGATAATACCTTTACATCCCTACAACAAGAGATATAAAGCCTAAATTGTTTACCATTTACTGCATTTTGTTATTCCTCTACTTATTTACCTATAAATCTAACATTTTCTCAAGAAAAAGCTTATTTCGAGTTGAAAACATTATCCGGtggataatatataaaaaaagagcaCATCAATGAAGCTGTGCTTGAGCCCCACTTATGGGTTTAAGGGGAACATAAGACAAAAGTTTGAGAAGCACTGGcctagagcaggggttttcaaactgtgggtcgcgacccactcgtgggtcacggaatggaacaaggtgggtcgcacaaagtcacttggctgcagctaattttgcgtttcaatgacacacagacactaacacagttcagtctagggctgcacgaatgtgacgagtggggcggggcctagtgccatgggaacagagctaggccggtggagtgattgggaaatgagcaacactcaccggtctcaagaaccacggaggagatcggaaagatacaaaagaggagcgatgacagtgaaggacgagagaggaccaggcctgggttttattttgtgtttgttttttatttgtgcacggcagtcatccgagaggggctgtcgcgctgttttgtgtttatttggttattaaaactttgtttgattgtccgccggttcccacctctttccacgaaggagtcatcgaggcggtgggctggagtgagttcgcccccccccccccccccccaactcactccagcccaccacatcgagcaccctcggcggcagactccttcgccctgctcgatggcactgcggattcaccccagcggcgaaggatcttcggcagcgcgcccctccttcctccctggcttcggcaccagtgtaaaacattaaaatcttcacaatcacaggaagaaggaggcgggaactgggaacccactcatcacaacgatatagcccaccaacattaataatgaactgcaatatccttagtgtgattttcaaattgcaattaagtccgtgtgcgttgcgtgttttgaaggtctcagagcaatgtcattaaaaggttcaatcggtctttttttacctatttcacaattattttaatctccaaactgttttagatagttctgctttgcttcttatgcttttctaaaaaagtgttggattgtgctccgttctcgccgacacacacggaaggatcatgaatgcaacaaaacacagcagcgcagatcacacttcactggagtgagcctgcttcacgtttttatggacactacatattttaacgccagtaaacaaaaattaaaacttgtaaatttgtagtgaaattttcagttgtactctaaaataaaatggttatttttcttaaatacttaatttctgtcataaaaattttaagtaagattaggtttaaagtaatttcactcgttgttttttttttttttttaatattttggtgggtcgtgaaatatattacacttgtctaggtgggtcgtggaatggaaaagtttgggaaccactggcctaGAGGACTCAAGCACATGCCGTGCATGTAAAAACCAGCCTGTTTCTTTGGGAACCGATATCTGGAAGACTTCTACACGATATCACAAAAACTGCTTTTGTTAATGTTTAatacaatgttgttgttttttttataattgaaaatcAACTATTTAACCCTCTGAAGTATTGTAATCATACATGTCATTAACTGTAGAGTTCTGCAGTGACGTGTTTCTCTCGCAGAGCTTCGTGATGCTGTTGAGGAGATATTGCCGACACTGAAAGAGAAGGGAATAACTGTATACCTCCTTTCGGACGAGTGCACTACAGACGGCATTCAGTGTATCGGTCAAGCCATCGCCAAAGCTTCAGATACGCCTCTGTCCCCGTCTCTCAGGTCCAACATCCATATCAGGACTACAGCTCTGTATATCTACACTTCTGGCACTACAGGTATCTGACAAGCCCACATGTAGTGGTTCATGTTCTATTTATAGTTCTATTCCATTCAATAACATATCACAAGAAGCCGATACtgctgaaaaaaactaaatatatatgacTATATATAATAAGAATCCCTAAATAACATTGGTGCTTTGGTCCATGGAGGTCTTCCTAAAGCAGCGTATGTGACCCATGAGAGGGTCTGGGCTTCGTCGTTCATCCAGGGTGTGTGTGGAGTGACGTCTGAAGACATATTCTACATCAATCTGCCTCTGTATCACAGCGCTGGATTCCTCATCGGACTCGTCGGGTCCATTGAAAGAGGTTTGACGGATTATATAACACGCTGATTTTAGATCTAGAAGATTTAGATTATTCTTGtggtttttgtatatatatatatatttatatatatagagtgCTGCTTCCATCTTGCGTGTTTTCTTCAGGTAACACTGTGGTTCTGCGGAGGAAGTTTTCCGCCTCTCAGTTCTGGGACGACTGCAGAAAGTACAACATAACTGTGATGCAGTACATTGGTGAAACCCTGCGCTACCTCTGCAATACGACGAAGGTAAACGCACATATGGTTTAGAAGTATGGAGATACAACTGTAACCCATTGCGAAATCTGCATGAAGAAATATGATATTTTAGATGGCATGGACGAAAATGTTACGAAAATGTTACGAAAATTTGCCCAATAATGGCAAATGTGAATGCACCTTAAGACTGGCTGAGAAGGTAATCCCAGAATGAATTGCACgagaaaacataacatttaaagtTGACCGCTTCATTCAGAATTTGTGTAAACTCTTGTTAGAATATCaagttgttagcttagcaacatgcaaaACATTTCAATTTCCAGTCATTGAAGATGGCGGATCATGGAAAATTAGAAGAAAATTGACTATAAATCTTGattaaaaacagtgatatttacTAAACTGCAGCTCACGTGGATTCCTattaaaatgactggatttcGCCAGTGAATTTTGCAGAATAAATGGTGAATGTGACAGTgcctgttagcttagcaacatgctaacatgaaACCAAAGACTATAGACAATACAAAGACGGTTCACTCCTATTACTTATGAATGGGAAAAACTGCAAAGCACAATATGGTGGAATATGCCCCGCTTTTTAAATGAAAGATCCAATCGCTGATCGTCACTGCAACGCCATTAGAAGCTCTGGTTCCCATTGTAACCTGAAACGTGCATTGGCTGGTCTAGCCTGAAAAACATGCTTTTTAATTGCTATTTGAGCATAAAGAACAACATTCATGGGGCAGTTCACTTCAGATTTTGTTGCCGATTTGAAATATGTACTTTATTTGTGAGTTCAACAAGCAGTTTTCCAGATTTCAGGATTTCCCCATTCATTTAGATTGGATTTGGATGCCAAAAATAGCTTCCTGGAGGTGTTATAAACATGGCCAGTGAGTGAACAGACTTTC is from Carassius carassius chromosome 43, fCarCar2.1, whole genome shotgun sequence and encodes:
- the LOC132124940 gene encoding long-chain fatty acid transport protein 2-like, yielding MYVWISLLAGLALLPALLKTFFPYFFQDCVYMYRALGCGIRLNIYKRKTPFYSIVDCFLEAVKKHPRKAFIHFEGKTHSYEEVDKESNRVANALRSEAGLREGDTVALFLGNEPRFVWTWLGLAKLGCPAALLNFNIRSKSLLHCFSCCGANVLIAAAELRDAVEEILPTLKEKGITVYLLSDECTTDGIQCIGQAIAKASDTPLSPSLRSNIHIRTTALYIYTSGTTGLPKAAYVTHERVWASSFIQGVCGVTSEDIFYINLPLYHSAGFLIGLVGSIERGNTVVLRRKFSASQFWDDCRKYNITVMQYIGETLRYLCNTTKKDNDRDHKVRIAIGNGVRADVWKEFLNRFGCIHVRELYAATEGNVGFINYTDKVGVVGRINILSKVFFPFSIIKFDIEKEEPVRNAEGLCIPVGKDEVGLLVGKITKHTPFVGYAGNKQQTQKKRLSDVFVKGDLYFNSGDLLRIDYHNFVYFHDRVGDTFRWKGENVATTEVADILMMVDCIEEANVYGVKVEGHEGRIGMAAVKLKEGRELDCINTCSVLANYLPVYARPRFIRIQNSLEVTGTFKMKKVKLVEEGFNPTLIRDPLYFLDLTQKKYIPLSQEIHKSIMSQDIKL